The following are encoded together in the Hyalangium minutum genome:
- a CDS encoding YgiQ family radical SAM protein, which yields MATLARYPHPFLPTTRADMKARGWEQLDIIIVSGDAYVDHPAFGPVLIARFLEGRGFKVGIIAQPDWHSAEPFKALGPPRLFFGVAAGNLDSMLNRLTAQKKNRSEDQYSPGGQTNCRPDRATIVYAQRCREAYPDVPIILGGIEASLRRIAHYDYWSDKVRRSILFDAKADLLIFGMGERPVWEVADRMRKGERIDQIRDVRGTAYIINDAEMKAHEADPAKRAADRKTVVLPSYEEVIADKQAFAVMSRDFQMETNPGNARPVAQRHGNRALYMNPPAKPLDDGVGTGDGSVAMDEMYDLPFNRVPHPMYKERIPAYETVKHSIVLMRGCFGGCTFCSITEHEGRVIQSRSAESVLREVRQLRRMGDFRGTITDLGGPTANMYKLKCKSEAIESKCRKLSCVHPGVCENLQTDHGPLIGLMREVRKEEGVKHVFIASGVRYDLAERSPEYVKELAAHHVGGQLSVAPEHVSPRVLEKMKKPGIESFERFQTMFACASEEAGKEQYDIPYFISGHPGSTLEDMVDLALWLKKNGKRPRQVQDFIPTPMAVATAMYYTGFDPLKMEPVYTARGLREKKLQKALLLYWNPEHWPLAREALELAGRKDLIGRGPHALVPPETPAEAERRRRTEERRSP from the coding sequence ATGGCCACGCTCGCTCGCTACCCCCACCCGTTCCTCCCCACGACCCGCGCCGACATGAAGGCGCGAGGCTGGGAACAGCTCGACATCATCATCGTCAGCGGGGACGCGTACGTGGACCACCCCGCCTTCGGGCCCGTGCTCATCGCCCGCTTCCTCGAGGGGCGAGGCTTCAAGGTGGGCATCATCGCCCAGCCTGACTGGCACTCGGCCGAGCCCTTCAAAGCGCTGGGCCCTCCCCGCCTCTTCTTCGGGGTGGCCGCCGGCAACCTGGACTCGATGCTGAACCGGCTCACGGCGCAGAAGAAGAACCGCTCCGAGGACCAGTACAGCCCCGGCGGGCAGACGAACTGCCGGCCGGACCGGGCCACCATCGTCTACGCCCAGCGCTGCCGCGAGGCGTACCCGGACGTGCCCATCATTCTGGGCGGCATCGAGGCGTCGCTGCGGCGCATCGCCCACTATGACTACTGGAGCGACAAGGTGCGCCGCTCCATCCTCTTCGACGCGAAGGCGGACCTGCTCATCTTCGGCATGGGCGAGCGCCCCGTGTGGGAGGTAGCGGACCGGATGCGCAAGGGCGAGCGCATCGATCAGATCCGCGACGTGCGCGGCACCGCGTACATCATCAACGACGCGGAGATGAAGGCGCACGAGGCGGACCCGGCGAAGCGCGCGGCGGACCGGAAGACGGTGGTGCTGCCCTCCTACGAGGAGGTCATCGCGGACAAGCAGGCCTTCGCGGTGATGTCGCGGGACTTCCAGATGGAGACGAACCCGGGCAACGCGCGGCCGGTGGCGCAGCGGCACGGCAACCGGGCCCTCTACATGAACCCGCCGGCGAAGCCGCTGGACGACGGGGTGGGCACCGGGGACGGCTCGGTGGCGATGGACGAGATGTACGACTTGCCGTTCAACCGGGTCCCCCACCCCATGTACAAGGAGCGCATCCCGGCCTACGAGACGGTGAAGCACTCCATCGTGCTGATGCGCGGGTGCTTTGGCGGGTGCACGTTCTGCTCGATTACGGAGCACGAGGGCCGCGTCATCCAGAGCCGCTCGGCGGAGAGCGTGCTGCGTGAGGTGCGGCAGCTGCGGCGAATGGGCGACTTCCGAGGGACCATTACGGATCTCGGCGGTCCTACCGCGAACATGTACAAGCTCAAGTGCAAGAGCGAGGCAATCGAGAGCAAGTGCCGCAAGCTCTCGTGCGTGCACCCGGGAGTCTGCGAGAACCTGCAGACGGACCACGGCCCGCTCATCGGCTTGATGCGCGAGGTGCGGAAGGAAGAAGGCGTGAAGCACGTCTTCATCGCCAGCGGCGTGCGGTATGACCTGGCGGAGCGCTCGCCCGAGTACGTGAAGGAGCTGGCGGCGCACCACGTGGGCGGGCAGCTGTCGGTGGCGCCGGAGCACGTGTCGCCGCGGGTGCTGGAGAAGATGAAGAAGCCGGGCATCGAGAGCTTCGAGCGCTTCCAGACGATGTTCGCGTGCGCGAGCGAGGAGGCGGGCAAGGAGCAGTACGACATCCCCTACTTCATCAGCGGGCACCCGGGCTCGACGCTGGAGGACATGGTGGACCTGGCGCTGTGGCTGAAGAAGAACGGCAAGCGGCCGCGCCAGGTGCAGGACTTCATCCCCACGCCGATGGCCGTGGCGACGGCCATGTATTACACGGGGTTTGATCCGCTGAAGATGGAGCCGGTGTACACGGCGCGCGGGCTGAGGGAGAAGAAGCTGCAGAAGGCGCTGCTGCTGTACTGGAACCCGGAGCACTGGCCGCTGGCGCGCGAGGCGCTGGAGCTGGCGGGCCGGAAGGATCTGATCGGCCGCGGGCCGCATGCGCTGGTGCCTCCCGAGACCCCCGCCGAGGCCGAGCGCCGCCGCCGGACCGAGGAGCGCCGGTCCCCCTGA
- a CDS encoding FAD-dependent oxidoreductase, whose product MHVLVLGGGVSGLSCGIRLLEAGHTVELWARELPPYTTSDVAAAVWYPYRASPQDRVTAWAKRTFDVLSALAKHPETGILVERGVELFTEAPPDPWWAPCVPSLRAATPEELLPGFTHGYSFEAPIIEMPIYLQFLLARFRELGGRLDLREVRTLDEAWRASPVVVNCTGLGARAVVGDDSLFPIRGEVLRVAPPPVRGFIFDESETRGISYVISRSKDCILGGTAEDGNPSLEPDKAKGAAILERCRRLLPAGARFQVLEHKVGLRPGRATVRLEAERVGQHRVIHNYGHGGAGVTLSWGCAEEVAALVIAGS is encoded by the coding sequence ATGCACGTGCTCGTCCTAGGCGGTGGAGTGTCGGGGCTCTCCTGTGGCATCCGGCTGCTCGAAGCGGGCCACACGGTGGAGCTCTGGGCGCGCGAGCTGCCGCCGTACACCACTTCGGATGTAGCGGCGGCGGTCTGGTACCCGTACCGGGCCTCGCCCCAGGACAGAGTGACGGCCTGGGCAAAGCGCACCTTCGACGTGCTGAGCGCGCTGGCGAAGCACCCCGAGACGGGCATCCTGGTGGAGCGTGGAGTGGAGCTCTTCACGGAAGCACCGCCGGATCCGTGGTGGGCGCCATGCGTGCCGAGCCTGCGCGCCGCGACACCCGAGGAGCTGTTGCCAGGGTTCACGCACGGCTACTCGTTCGAGGCGCCCATCATCGAGATGCCCATCTACCTGCAGTTCCTGTTGGCGCGCTTCCGGGAGCTGGGGGGCCGGCTCGATCTGCGCGAGGTGCGCACGCTGGACGAGGCGTGGCGAGCATCGCCCGTGGTGGTCAACTGCACGGGCCTGGGAGCACGGGCCGTGGTGGGAGATGACTCGCTCTTCCCCATCCGCGGCGAGGTGCTGCGCGTGGCGCCGCCGCCGGTGAGGGGCTTCATCTTCGACGAGAGCGAGACGCGGGGGATCAGCTACGTCATCTCCCGCTCCAAGGACTGCATCCTGGGAGGGACGGCCGAAGACGGGAACCCCTCGCTGGAGCCCGACAAGGCCAAGGGTGCGGCCATCCTCGAGCGCTGCCGGCGGCTGCTGCCCGCAGGGGCCCGGTTCCAGGTGCTGGAGCACAAGGTGGGGCTGAGGCCTGGCCGGGCCACCGTGCGCCTCGAAGCGGAGCGAGTAGGCCAGCACCGCGTCATCCACAACTACGGCCACGGGGGCGCGGGCGTCACCCTGTCCTGGGGCTGTGCCGAGGAAGTGGCAGCGTTGGTGATTGCCGGCTCCTGA
- a CDS encoding M4 family metallopeptidase has translation MRTRLLAACLTLSLTACEGGAPEPRQEPEVQDAAPSSTQDLQSALSALPGTEVAGTHEDGVPFMIRGPLGTVERSLRAATAQEAHTQASAALAKVAPVFRLRASDLVAKRITRDEQGHTHLRYAQTRNGLPVVGQELILHIDEQGRVYAANGSARDGESVPSPSQARLASESATAAALKSTLGGMSTEGTPRLVYVRADADQRLTLAFEVLVTGESPEKPVRDHVFIHALDGSVVARFSDIHEARNRLVYSARYGTTVPGTLARSEGGAATGDTVVDTTYDNLGIFYDCFYGLFGRDSYNNAGAPLRAVVHYSRNYASAFWNGSYLVCGDGDGTTMASPCADSDVVVHEYTHAVTDYESGLTYSGESGGLSESYSDIFASVCESRTRGFVLPDPDAFKIAEDIWTPTTPGDALRYLNDPKQDGVSLDYYADYTSSVDVHYSSGIPNLAYSLLAQGGTHPRGRSIISVTGIGVEKAGRVFYRANTDYMTATTTFAQAKVYTEQVATVLGYPVASVTAAWQAVGVGVTAPPVTSTPLHVGVTTTGLSGASGSQAYFHLDVPTNKPVTFTLSSGTGDADMYVKFGSAPTTSSYDCRPYLSGNNETCSIAAKTTSGRYYVMLRGYSAYSGVSLLGQYTP, from the coding sequence ATGCGCACTCGACTGCTGGCAGCCTGTCTCACGCTCTCACTCACGGCTTGCGAAGGAGGGGCACCGGAACCGCGCCAGGAGCCGGAGGTGCAGGACGCGGCGCCCTCCTCCACGCAGGATCTCCAGTCCGCGCTCTCCGCGCTGCCCGGGACCGAGGTGGCTGGCACTCACGAGGACGGAGTGCCGTTCATGATCCGCGGGCCGCTCGGCACGGTGGAGCGCTCGCTGCGCGCCGCCACGGCCCAGGAGGCTCACACCCAGGCGAGCGCCGCGCTGGCCAAGGTGGCCCCGGTGTTCCGCCTGCGCGCTTCGGATCTCGTCGCGAAGCGAATCACCCGGGATGAGCAGGGGCACACGCACCTGCGCTATGCGCAGACGCGCAACGGCCTGCCCGTGGTGGGACAGGAGCTCATCCTCCACATCGACGAGCAGGGGCGCGTCTACGCGGCCAACGGCTCCGCGCGGGATGGAGAGAGTGTCCCCTCCCCGAGCCAGGCCCGCCTGGCCTCCGAGTCCGCCACCGCCGCCGCCCTGAAGTCGACGCTGGGCGGTATGTCCACCGAGGGCACGCCGCGCCTCGTCTACGTCCGCGCCGACGCGGACCAACGCCTCACGCTGGCCTTCGAGGTGCTCGTGACGGGCGAGTCCCCTGAGAAGCCCGTCCGGGACCATGTGTTCATCCACGCGCTCGACGGCTCGGTGGTGGCGCGGTTCTCGGACATCCACGAGGCGCGCAACCGGCTGGTCTACTCGGCGCGGTACGGAACCACCGTGCCCGGCACCCTCGCGCGCAGCGAGGGAGGCGCGGCGACTGGGGACACCGTGGTGGACACGACCTACGACAACCTCGGCATCTTCTACGACTGCTTCTACGGGCTGTTCGGCCGGGACTCGTACAACAACGCGGGCGCCCCGCTGAGGGCCGTCGTGCACTACAGCCGGAACTACGCCAGCGCCTTCTGGAACGGCAGCTACCTGGTCTGCGGCGATGGGGATGGCACGACGATGGCCTCGCCCTGCGCGGACTCGGACGTCGTCGTCCACGAGTACACCCACGCCGTCACGGACTACGAGTCGGGCCTGACGTACTCGGGGGAGTCCGGAGGCCTGAGCGAGAGCTACTCCGACATCTTCGCCTCCGTCTGCGAGAGCCGCACGCGCGGCTTCGTGCTGCCGGATCCGGACGCCTTCAAGATCGCCGAGGACATCTGGACGCCCACCACCCCGGGCGACGCGCTCCGCTACCTGAATGATCCGAAGCAGGATGGAGTCTCTCTGGACTACTACGCGGACTACACCTCGAGCGTGGACGTGCACTACAGCTCGGGCATCCCCAACCTGGCCTACTCGCTGCTGGCACAGGGCGGGACGCACCCGCGGGGCCGCTCCATCATCAGCGTGACGGGGATCGGCGTGGAGAAGGCGGGCCGCGTCTTCTACCGGGCCAACACGGACTACATGACGGCGACGACGACGTTCGCGCAGGCCAAGGTGTACACGGAGCAGGTGGCCACGGTGCTGGGCTACCCGGTGGCCTCGGTGACGGCGGCGTGGCAGGCCGTGGGCGTGGGCGTGACGGCGCCTCCGGTGACGAGCACTCCGCTCCACGTCGGCGTGACGACCACGGGCCTGTCGGGCGCCTCGGGCTCGCAGGCGTACTTCCACCTGGATGTGCCGACCAACAAGCCGGTCACCTTCACGCTCAGCAGCGGCACGGGTGACGCGGACATGTACGTGAAGTTCGGCTCGGCGCCGACCACCAGCTCGTACGACTGCCGCCCGTACCTCTCCGGCAACAACGAGACGTGCAGCATCGCCGCGAAGACGACCTCGGGCCGCTACTACGTGATGCTGCGGGGCTACAGCGCGTACTCGGGTGTCTCGCTGCTGGGCCAGTACACGCCCTGA
- a CDS encoding DUF5011 domain-containing protein, producing the protein MTIVDFRTAPAHRRIVSPRWLILCAVLAACSPATPEAPSEAPPVSQTQPLTGTPELSPEFAVNPAASNPTHQEGAVVAAGNGLYLVVWMDTSDTHSPDIYGVRIRASDGERLDTSPLLIGTGSTTQYQPAVAFDGVNFLVVWTDIRSVPAIYGARVRASDGVVLDTSPFLISRTPMGPYQLPQFSPAVAFDGTYYLVTWHGNYYENGPVSTGVQSIRVRTDGTFIDASSALLARDGSNSRVAYVDGIYLVAWQKNQNVEAMRIRANSMTRLDTTPISLAATSGNENSPAVAGQNGEFLAVWIGADNALWGRRLNAETGAKLGSADFSVGPAALAPPEVTFDGENYRVLWQATREGARKVLTTRVARDGTVAADTELLLADPSSAQALRGGIAAAGSNLYLAAYTAYDTALSKSRGRFRLVTEGPSNVSPELAVSLAPTGTQHLETAAAAGNDLYLVVWSEVNSTSGNRPDILGVRVRATDGALLDATPLRIGTSVPSADLSPAVAFDGTNFLVVWEGIDAVPLIFGARVRASDGAVLDATPLLISRPAVGASVGLPQLHPAVAFDGTNYVVAWQGLWYTSDSVDSGVQAIRVRPDGTFLDTNATIVGPGGSDARVASTNGISLVAWTQNTDVQAARLNGATGQLLDASPLSVAATSAWEVNPAVAAHNGEFLVAWTSGADLRARLLRASDGALLGTSDFLVGPSVQAPADATFDGQDYRISWQATRSGGRTLVSTRVSAQGVVDADAELSLSRVHTSAGTYRGNIAAVSPGQLLVSYSQFDAMVQKTRARARRVSDPRLGSVPQMPETCSEAGAPILVLTASSPLTLECGSGPYIEPGARAVDACGNAIEVHAYNTGADSSGPGPNLRYEGTYSVSYAAWDALGQTVTATREVIVDDRRPPTLTLLGDAHMTHTCGSQWQEPGWRATDECYANVSAQVQRTGEVNGWAAGTYTVTYSLTDAGGNSATPITRTVDVVNCPW; encoded by the coding sequence ATGACGATCGTGGACTTTCGTACCGCGCCCGCTCACCGCAGGATCGTCTCACCCCGCTGGCTCATCCTGTGCGCCGTGCTGGCAGCGTGCAGCCCCGCTACTCCTGAAGCACCCTCCGAAGCGCCTCCCGTTTCCCAGACACAGCCCCTCACCGGGACTCCCGAGCTGTCGCCCGAGTTCGCCGTGAACCCGGCCGCCTCGAACCCCACGCATCAGGAGGGCGCCGTGGTGGCGGCCGGCAATGGCCTCTACCTCGTGGTGTGGATGGACACCTCCGATACACACAGCCCGGACATCTACGGCGTGCGCATCCGGGCCTCGGATGGCGAGCGGCTGGATACCTCGCCGCTGCTCATCGGCACGGGCTCCACCACCCAGTATCAGCCTGCCGTCGCCTTCGACGGCGTGAACTTCCTGGTGGTCTGGACCGATATCCGCAGCGTCCCTGCCATCTACGGCGCCCGGGTGCGGGCCTCGGATGGCGTGGTGCTGGATACCTCGCCGTTCCTGATCAGCCGCACGCCCATGGGGCCGTACCAGCTTCCCCAGTTCAGCCCGGCGGTGGCCTTCGACGGGACGTACTACCTGGTGACGTGGCACGGCAATTACTACGAGAACGGCCCGGTCAGCACCGGCGTGCAGAGCATCCGCGTGCGGACGGACGGCACCTTCATCGACGCCTCCAGCGCTCTGCTCGCCCGGGACGGCAGCAACTCGCGCGTGGCCTACGTGGACGGCATCTACCTGGTGGCCTGGCAGAAGAACCAGAACGTCGAGGCCATGCGCATCCGCGCCAACTCGATGACCCGGCTGGACACCACGCCCATCTCCCTGGCGGCGACGTCCGGCAACGAGAACAGCCCCGCGGTGGCCGGGCAGAACGGCGAGTTCCTGGCGGTGTGGATCGGCGCGGACAACGCCCTGTGGGGCCGCCGGCTGAACGCCGAGACGGGCGCCAAGCTGGGCTCGGCGGACTTCTCCGTGGGCCCGGCGGCGCTGGCCCCGCCTGAGGTGACCTTCGACGGCGAGAACTACCGCGTGCTGTGGCAAGCCACCCGCGAGGGGGCTCGCAAGGTGCTGACGACGCGAGTGGCGCGAGATGGGACGGTGGCGGCGGACACGGAGCTCCTGCTTGCGGACCCCTCCTCCGCGCAGGCCCTGCGCGGGGGCATCGCCGCGGCGGGCTCGAATCTCTACCTCGCTGCCTATACGGCGTACGACACCGCGCTCTCCAAGTCCCGCGGCCGCTTCCGGCTCGTGACGGAGGGCCCGTCCAACGTCTCTCCGGAGCTCGCCGTGAGTCTGGCCCCCACCGGCACGCAACACCTCGAGACGGCGGCCGCGGCGGGCAATGACCTGTACCTGGTGGTCTGGTCCGAGGTGAATTCCACGTCGGGCAACCGGCCGGACATCCTCGGGGTGCGCGTGCGGGCCACGGACGGCGCGCTGCTGGATGCCACGCCGCTGCGGATTGGCACCTCGGTGCCCTCGGCGGACCTCTCGCCGGCGGTGGCCTTCGATGGCACGAACTTCCTGGTCGTCTGGGAGGGCATCGACGCCGTCCCGCTCATCTTCGGCGCTCGGGTGCGGGCCTCGGATGGCGCGGTGTTGGATGCCACGCCGCTGCTGATCAGCCGCCCGGCCGTGGGGGCCTCCGTGGGCCTGCCCCAGTTGCATCCCGCGGTGGCCTTCGATGGGACGAACTACGTGGTGGCGTGGCAGGGCCTCTGGTACACGAGCGACTCCGTCGACTCGGGCGTGCAGGCCATCCGCGTGCGGCCGGACGGCACCTTCCTTGACACCAACGCCACGATCGTCGGCCCGGGCGGTAGCGACGCTCGCGTGGCCTCGACGAACGGCATCTCCCTCGTGGCCTGGACCCAGAACACGGATGTCCAGGCGGCCCGCCTCAATGGCGCGACGGGGCAGTTGCTGGATGCCTCGCCGCTCTCCGTGGCGGCGACCTCCGCCTGGGAGGTGAACCCTGCGGTGGCGGCCCACAACGGGGAGTTCCTGGTCGCCTGGACCAGCGGCGCGGACCTGCGGGCCCGGCTGCTGAGGGCCTCGGATGGCGCCCTGCTGGGCACGTCGGACTTCCTCGTGGGTCCGTCCGTTCAGGCGCCCGCGGACGCGACGTTCGACGGGCAGGACTACCGGATCAGCTGGCAGGCCACGAGGAGCGGGGGCCGCACGCTGGTGAGCACGCGCGTGTCCGCGCAGGGCGTCGTCGATGCGGACGCGGAGCTCTCGCTGTCGCGGGTGCATACCTCCGCGGGGACGTACCGGGGCAACATCGCGGCGGTGAGCCCGGGCCAGCTCCTGGTGAGCTACTCGCAGTTCGACGCAATGGTGCAGAAGACGCGCGCCCGGGCGCGGCGGGTGAGCGACCCGCGGCTGGGAAGCGTGCCGCAGATGCCGGAGACGTGCAGCGAGGCGGGTGCGCCCATCCTGGTGCTGACCGCGTCCTCGCCGCTGACGCTGGAGTGCGGCTCGGGCCCGTACATCGAGCCGGGTGCGAGGGCCGTGGACGCGTGCGGCAACGCGATCGAGGTGCACGCGTACAACACGGGCGCGGACTCGTCCGGGCCGGGCCCCAACCTGCGCTACGAGGGCACGTACTCTGTCTCGTACGCGGCGTGGGACGCGCTGGGCCAGACGGTGACCGCGACCCGGGAGGTGATCGTGGATGACCGGAGGCCGCCGACGCTGACGCTCCTGGGCGACGCGCACATGACGCACACGTGCGGCAGCCAGTGGCAAGAACCCGGCTGGCGGGCGACGGACGAGTGCTACGCGAATGTGTCGGCGCAGGTGCAGCGCACGGGCGAGGTGAACGGCTGGGCAGCAGGCACGTACACGGTGACCTACTCGCTGACGGACGCGGGCGGCAACAGCGCCACGCCGATCACGCGCACCGTGGATGTCGTGAACTGCCCCTGGTAG
- a CDS encoding DUF2267 domain-containing protein, producing MAENMEPPQEAGVGITESELDELETQALFDALRGSGQLQSLGLTDNVEETVQAILCALRRNLRLDQVDIIRGLLPGNVDLIFATCERAHGRRLVPKEFQRDLFLDDLAEHLRISGDQALTVAQTFFQAMRSQLAEGDFNDACLFLKSEDLMDLLRYSNPLTESAHEIERRPAPLS from the coding sequence ATGGCGGAGAACATGGAGCCCCCCCAGGAAGCCGGTGTCGGGATCACCGAATCCGAGCTGGACGAGCTGGAGACCCAGGCCCTCTTCGACGCGCTGAGGGGCAGCGGGCAACTCCAGAGCCTCGGGCTCACGGACAACGTGGAGGAGACGGTCCAGGCGATCCTCTGTGCCCTCCGCCGCAACCTGCGCCTGGACCAGGTCGACATCATCCGGGGCCTGCTGCCGGGCAACGTCGACCTGATTTTCGCGACCTGCGAGCGGGCTCACGGCAGGCGCTTGGTGCCGAAGGAGTTCCAGCGCGACCTGTTCTTGGATGACCTCGCCGAGCACCTTCGCATCTCGGGCGACCAGGCGCTCACCGTGGCCCAGACTTTCTTCCAGGCGATGCGCTCCCAGCTTGCCGAAGGGGACTTCAACGACGCCTGCCTGTTCCTCAAGTCCGAGGACCTGATGGACCTCCTGCGCTACTCGAACCCACTCACGGAATCAGCGCATGAGATAGAGCGACGGCCTGCCCCTCTCTCATGA